The Candidatus Minimicrobia sp. QA0096 DNA segment GAAAAGATAATGGCGAGCCTAACAATTGGCGAAGTTTGTCTGGCGGCAGTTCGTGGGAATTTGACGAGCACACTGGGCAATTTTACCTGCATTCGTTCCTAAAAACACAGCCAGATCTGAATTGGGATAATCCTGAAGTGCGTGCTGAAATGAAAAACATAGTGCGATTTTGGTTTAATATGGGCGTTGATGGAATGCGCGTCGATGCAATTTGGGGAATTTCCAAAGATCCCGACTTTAAAGACGATTCTCCAAATCCTGATTTTTATGGCAATCCAGACGATTACGGAGCATTTATCCACGACCACTGTAAAATGGGGCCGCATTTTCAGGAATATTTGCGAGAATTAGCGTCAGTCTGCGATGAATATAACGACAAGCAAATGGTGTTTGAATTTTATCCCGACGATAAGCTAGGTGATATTTATCATCAATACAGCCAAATCCTGACAGTTCACCCAAAAGCCTCGGCGTTTTTTATGGAATATCGCGACAACGAATGGCACGCTAAAAATATTGAGAAAAAAATCGAAAATTACTTGCAATCAGCGAGCTCAACCACGCCATTTTTCTGCATCGGAAATCACGATCAGCCGCGAGTCGCCTCCAGATTGGGCGAAGAACGCGCCCGCGCCCTCAGCTTCTTAAATCTCCTCACTCCAGGAATTAGCGTAGTATATTACGGCGACGAAATTGGCATGACGAACGGAGAATTGACCGCTGATGACATTCAAGATAATTTTAGCCCCGCCAATTCTGTTGTTGATAGCCGAGACTTAGAACGCACGCCAATGCAATGGAATGATTCGCAATTTGCAGGCTTTTCAAGCGCAAAACCTTGGCTTCCTGTTAATGATAATCGCACAAGAGTCAACGTTGATAGCGAAAAAATCGTAAACGATTCCCTGCTTAACATGCACCGAAAGCTGCTAAAATTACGCCAAACTCTCCCGATTCTTAAAAATGGCGATTTGAGTATTGTAGAAAACACTGGAAACGGCTTTATTCTTGGATTAAAAAGAGAGCTAGCCGGTCAACGTGCCTACGTTTTCATCAATTTCGCAGACGAGAAACAAAGCTTCTCCATTCCAGAAAACGCAAAGATTATAACCTCGACTCACTCTGTCAATTTAATTACCGCAGAAAATCTCCAAATGACAATCCCAGGATATTGCGGAGTTTTGCTTATTGTCCAATAATAAAAACGCTCGGTTAGAATAATGTTCCTGTTTCTAGATCACATTCTTCCATAGGATAAACGCCCGCACATCGAGCCGCCAGATCTGCCATTTTCTTTTTAGTTCTCTCATCGTCGGCAGCCTCGGTGAGGGCTTCCAGGTCTAGATAGTAATCATCAAGAACATCTGGATAGCTGTTTTGGCTAGATTCTGTCGTATCGTTTTCTAACTCCTCGTTATCAACCTTGCTGACTTCCCCATAAGTGCCGAAGCCACCTAGCTTATCGTTCAATATTACTCGTTGCGAATTTGTGTTTGTTCCACTTGGCAAATAATCAATACACGGCATTTCTCTACATTCCTCCTCTTTTCACTTTATCTATAAATTATTATACACCGCCACCAGATGTAGTGGTAGAGTTAACTTCACAACACTATCAAACAACAACGTTTTTCATCCTGTCCAGTTAATTCACCTTTAATTATAAGCAGTCAGAATCAAATCACCGTCGACATACTCGCCTAAAAATACATCTCCATAAGATTCTAAGCCTTGTTTTTTAAGCTGACCAAGCAACCACTTTTCGTCTTTTCCGATTACGTCCAAAATATCAGCCTGCAATTGACCGTCCGTTATTAACGGGAATTTCGGATTTTCCTCGTCTTTGTGCGAAATAATAAGCTCGCCATCCTGTTCAACAACAGCCCTTTTCACGTCTTTCGTCGAGTAAATATTATGGGTTCGAAGCTTGAAAGACACATCATGAGCGCTCAAGCCGACCCTCTCGCAGTTTCCGATATCTATCTTCCCATTGTCTATAATTATCAAAGCCTTACCGTCAATCAGCTGTTTAGCCTTAACGCTATGTTTCTTTATCCACTTCAGTGTTAACACTAGCACACACCATATGCACAAAATCCCAACATAGTCCAAAATCTTAATATCATTGTTATAAATAACGCCACCAATAATA contains these protein-coding regions:
- a CDS encoding alpha-amylase family glycosyl hydrolase yields the protein MKTWQDVASLYQIYPRSFLDTNGDGIGDLNGITEKLDYLSWLGIDSIWISPFFVSPLTDFGYDIANYRAIDPTFGQMEDFQALLKKAHDLDIKVMIDLVPCHTSDQHPWFQESRSSRDNPKRDYYIWRDGKDNGEPNNWRSLSGGSSWEFDEHTGQFYLHSFLKTQPDLNWDNPEVRAEMKNIVRFWFNMGVDGMRVDAIWGISKDPDFKDDSPNPDFYGNPDDYGAFIHDHCKMGPHFQEYLRELASVCDEYNDKQMVFEFYPDDKLGDIYHQYSQILTVHPKASAFFMEYRDNEWHAKNIEKKIENYLQSASSTTPFFCIGNHDQPRVASRLGEERARALSFLNLLTPGISVVYYGDEIGMTNGELTADDIQDNFSPANSVVDSRDLERTPMQWNDSQFAGFSSAKPWLPVNDNRTRVNVDSEKIVNDSLLNMHRKLLKLRQTLPILKNGDLSIVENTGNGFILGLKRELAGQRAYVFINFADEKQSFSIPENAKIITSTHSVNLITAENLQMTIPGYCGVLLIVQ
- a CDS encoding DUF421 domain-containing protein gives rise to the protein MNEFILVAIKLLIGFFALTIIINVTGKGNLAPSSASDQVQNYVLGGIIGGVIYNNDIKILDYVGILCIWCVLVLTLKWIKKHSVKAKQLIDGKALIIIDNGKIDIGNCERVGLSAHDVSFKLRTHNIYSTKDVKRAVVEQDGELIISHKDEENPKFPLITDGQLQADILDVIGKDEKWLLGQLKKQGLESYGDVFLGEYVDGDLILTAYN